A single window of Liolophura sinensis isolate JHLJ2023 chromosome 6, CUHK_Ljap_v2, whole genome shotgun sequence DNA harbors:
- the LOC135467325 gene encoding homeobox protein HMX3-like — protein MTAPPHFFIPAVKRYERLRPISGASVSQHEPVTRGRHHCNEEQSSQRGGTVEPLKCDWMGFKSTTLSFSHNYLLLFKEQRISIRLQNPNHSNLKMTHETEGDKPTPAKLGKSSFSISSILGKDEDNEAVGKDSKPASEESKGKKTAEAVISGPDPVLYQNFLTSSGMTYHPGLALPYYPQSHFPAPWNLWYSGSPNGQSKAAGKSPPLDMCFKGSLKRSRSPSADGSEMRNTASPSVSESGSTGSLETSKTGANSTSQVDRRLSLESLGDDDDRAGDEGSDQDDGSKCQRKKKTRTVFSRSQVFQLESTFDMKRYLSSSERAGLATSLNLTETQVKIWFQNRRNKWKRQLTADMEAASLAQAASNQRLVRVPILYRDESELHGMSSSHTTKPSLTAADLSQSFPSPLSSLHAQYYSHAMAALPAHLRTLHRVL, from the exons ATGACAGCTCCACCGCACTTCTTCATCCCTGCTGTGAAAAGATATGAGAGATTGCGACCAATCAGCGGAGCGTCTGTCAGTCAACACGAACCTGTGACCAGGGGGCGCCATCATTGTAATGAGGAACAATCCTCCCAGCGGGGAGGGACCGTGGAGCCGTTGAAGTGTGATTGGATGG GCTTTAAAAGCACCACACTGAGCTTCAGCCATAATTATTTGCTCCTTTTTAAGGAACAGCGAA TTTCTATTCGACTTCAGAACCCAAATCACTCG AACCTCAAAATGACGCACGAGACAGAGGGTGATAAACCGACGCCAGCGAAACTAGGCAAGTCATCGTTCAGCATCAGCAGTATTTTAGGAAAGGATGAAGATAACGAAGCCGTTGGAAAGGATTCAAAACCAGCGAGTGAGGAATCGAAAGGAAAAAAGACTGCCGAGGCTGTCATTTCCGGACCAGATCCAGTGCTTTACCAAAATTTTCTGACAAGCTCGGGAATGACTTATCACCCGGGCCTGGCACTACCTTACTACCCCCAATCTCACTTCCCGGCACCATGGAACCTGTGGTACTCGGGCAGTCCTAATGGCCAAAGTAAAG CTGCCGGAAAATCCCCACCGTTGGACATGTGCTTCAAAGGCTCCCTGAAACGAAGTCGCTCCCCATCGGCGGACGGTTCGGAAATGCGCAACACAGCTTCTCCGTCAGTGTCTGAATCTGGATCCACCGGGAGCCTGGAGACTTCAAAGACCGGAGCCAATTCCACGTCCCAGGTAGATCGCCGCTTGTCTTTGGAAAGTCTCGGGGACGACGACGACAGGGCAGGAGATGAAGGAAGTGACCAGGACGATGGCTCCAAGTgtcagagaaaaaagaaaaccagaACGGTTTTTTCTAGAAGTCAAGTGTTCCAACTGGAATCTACATTCGACATGAAACGCTACCTTTCTAGTTCCGAGAGGGCTGGATTAGCGACGTCTTTGAACCTCACTGAAACTCAGGTGAAAATCTGGTTCCAGAACCGCCGAAATAAATGGAAGAGACAGTTGACTGCAGATATGGAGGCGGCTAGCTTGGCTCAGGCAGCCTCTAACCAGAGACTTGTACGCGTGCCTATTCTGTACAGGGACGAATCCGAGCTTCATGGCATGAGTTCATCACACACGACGAAGCCATCTTTAACGGCGGCAGACTTAAGCCAGAGCTTTCCCTCCCCTTTGTCATCGCTCCACGCTCAGTATTATTCCCACGCCATGGCTGCATTACCTGCGCACCTGAGAACTTTACACCGGgtattgtaa